A section of the Syntrophorhabdaceae bacterium genome encodes:
- a CDS encoding TRC40/GET3/ArsA family transport-energizing ATPase: protein MGLVHVADAPAKLIMVGGKGGVGKTTCASAIALNIAMEGKKVLIISSDPTPSLSDIFDTAVGDQERRVHDQYELYGLEVSSEIVLKRWKDRFGPEIYEVVSSFASVDYDFVDYIGTAPGIEEEYMLNFIMELVEGNTYDVVVWDTAPAGHTLRLLKLPELFLAHMEAATKFYMNIYSHFEKLKNTLKLSDAKRTLLEIIASWEALAERIVAFIRNREAVKYLVVTIPEALGVRLTERMI, encoded by the coding sequence ATGGGACTTGTTCATGTAGCTGACGCTCCCGCGAAGCTTATTATGGTAGGGGGCAAGGGCGGTGTAGGCAAAACAACCTGCGCATCCGCTATTGCCCTGAACATTGCCATGGAAGGGAAGAAGGTCCTTATCATTTCCAGCGATCCGACACCTTCATTGTCAGACATCTTTGATACCGCTGTTGGAGATCAGGAAAGGAGGGTACATGATCAATATGAACTGTACGGTCTTGAGGTCTCCTCCGAGATCGTTCTTAAACGGTGGAAGGACAGGTTTGGCCCGGAGATCTACGAGGTGGTCTCCTCCTTTGCCAGTGTCGATTACGATTTCGTCGATTACATCGGAACAGCGCCGGGCATAGAAGAGGAATACATGCTGAATTTCATCATGGAGCTCGTCGAGGGTAATACCTACGATGTTGTTGTATGGGACACGGCTCCTGCAGGACATACGCTGAGACTTTTAAAGCTGCCCGAGCTTTTTCTCGCCCACATGGAGGCAGCAACGAAGTTTTATATGAACATCTACAGCCATTTTGAAAAACTGAAGAACACGCTGAAGCTCAGTGATGCAAAGAGGACGTTACTGGAGATCATCGCAAGCTGGGAGGCTCTGGCAGAGCGCATCGTAGCCTTCATACGGAACAGGGAGGCGGTGAAGTATCTTGTAGTGACCATACCGGAGGCCCTCGGTGTGAGATTGACGGAGAGGATGATAA
- the hypA gene encoding hydrogenase nickel incorporation protein HypA → MHEWALAESVITTVVDEIRLNNIRKVTKVDVMVGELQQIDLEIFRFALENVMKTYELSLESKAIRIAIEKNILRCEVCGKIWSFGDAGCRLGEDEAEAIHFIPEIAHVYIRCPECSSPDFEIVKGRGVWIKTIEGER, encoded by the coding sequence ATGCATGAGTGGGCGCTTGCGGAATCGGTCATCACCACCGTTGTTGACGAAATCAGGTTGAATAACATACGCAAGGTCACAAAGGTGGATGTGATGGTCGGTGAGTTGCAACAGATTGACCTCGAAATATTCCGGTTCGCCCTCGAAAACGTTATGAAGACCTACGAGCTTTCTCTGGAAAGCAAAGCCATCAGGATTGCAATTGAAAAAAATATCCTCCGCTGCGAGGTCTGCGGTAAAATCTGGAGCTTTGGTGACGCAGGCTGCAGGCTGGGAGAAGATGAAGCAGAGGCCATACACTTCATCCCCGAGATCGCCCATGTGTATATCCGGTGTCCTGAATGTTCGAGTCCTGACTTCGAGATCGTAAAAGGGCGGGGGGTCTGGATAAAGACCATAGAGGGCGAGCGCTGA
- a CDS encoding P-loop NTPase, with amino-acid sequence MDPRLHIIDKRLQDIKRIIAVSGGKGGTGKSSVASVLALTLAKNGYRTGLLDLDFGGPSAHIILGVEGLFPEEDKGLIPPDVSGIRFMSIIYFTGNNPAPLRGKEISNAIIELLAVTLWGELDFLIIDMPPGMADTTLDVIRLIRRMEFILVTTPSRLAIEVAKRELAVLQELHLPVLGLIENMLTTRQYTGVADKAAGRQVTSLGSIDFDSTLEHAIGNVDKLLQTKFAKQLSSYHPLK; translated from the coding sequence ATGGACCCGAGGCTGCATATTATAGATAAACGGCTTCAGGATATAAAGAGGATCATCGCCGTATCCGGTGGTAAAGGGGGGACCGGCAAGAGCTCTGTTGCATCAGTCCTGGCCCTTACGCTCGCAAAAAATGGGTACAGGACAGGCCTTTTAGACCTTGATTTCGGGGGACCATCCGCTCACATCATACTCGGCGTTGAAGGTCTCTTCCCGGAAGAGGACAAGGGGCTCATACCGCCGGATGTGAGCGGTATCCGGTTCATGTCGATCATCTATTTTACCGGTAACAACCCGGCACCACTGCGGGGCAAAGAGATCTCCAACGCCATCATTGAACTCCTTGCAGTAACCCTCTGGGGTGAACTGGATTTTCTCATCATCGATATGCCGCCCGGCATGGCAGACACAACTCTCGATGTGATACGGCTTATCAGGCGAATGGAATTTATCCTCGTAACTACCCCGTCAAGGCTTGCCATAGAGGTAGCAAAAAGAGAACTTGCTGTTTTACAGGAACTTCATCTTCCGGTCCTGGGCCTTATTGAAAACATGCTGACGACACGGCAATATACGGGTGTGGCCGACAAGGCCGCCGGCAGGCAGGTCACGTCGCTCGGGTCAATCGATTTCGACAGCACCCTTGAACATGCCATTGGCAACGTTGACAAACTGTTACAGACGAAGTTTGCGAAGCAGCTATCTTCATATCACCCCCTGAAGTAA
- a CDS encoding CBS domain-containing protein, protein MKTVKDMLKSKKSELWFVAPTATVFDALKIMGEKEIGALMVMDAGKVVGIISERDYARKVILKGKASKDTLVKEIMTSNMFSVKPENTVEECMVLITGKHIRHLPVFDKDKFVGIVSVGDVVKSLISEQEKLIEQLSDYISGKYI, encoded by the coding sequence ATGAAAACAGTTAAGGACATGTTGAAATCGAAAAAGAGCGAGCTCTGGTTTGTGGCGCCCACGGCAACCGTATTCGATGCCCTCAAAATTATGGGCGAAAAAGAGATCGGCGCCTTAATGGTCATGGATGCAGGGAAAGTGGTTGGCATTATCTCTGAGCGCGATTATGCAAGGAAGGTCATTCTGAAAGGGAAGGCATCAAAAGATACGCTCGTAAAAGAGATCATGACATCCAACATGTTCAGCGTCAAACCGGAAAATACCGTCGAGGAATGCATGGTGCTCATCACCGGCAAACACATTCGGCACCTGCCTGTGTTCGATAAAGATAAGTTTGTCGGGATCGTCTCTGTCGGTGATGTCGTGAAGTCGCTTATTTCCGAGCAGGAGAAGCTCATCGAGCAGTTAAGCGATTATATCTCCGGCAAATACATATAA
- a CDS encoding formate/nitrite transporter family protein, with protein MSHKPVEVVQLAGDAGKYKANLTPGNYLVRAFMAGLFIAVGGALATVCSTGTTVPGIKSLIAGTVFPVGLIAIVLTGMSLFTGDTMLIPMAVFQKKTTWGRVLNAWCWVYIGNFIGSIFWAYLMSVGPFSKGGGPELTAFGQNAIAIAEAKVLPYMANGSAGLWSAFMKAIGCNLLVNLAILLAISSKNMIGKFFGIWFPIMAFVSSGFEHSVANMYFIPTGIILGANVTWGQFIGWNLIPVTIGNIIGGFIFIGAVYYWSFKKELSSMSPT; from the coding sequence ATGTCCCATAAACCAGTAGAAGTTGTTCAATTGGCAGGAGACGCAGGTAAGTACAAGGCAAACCTGACACCAGGCAACTACCTTGTCAGGGCATTCATGGCAGGGCTTTTTATCGCCGTCGGAGGGGCGCTTGCTACGGTCTGCTCGACGGGGACAACGGTGCCGGGCATCAAGTCACTTATCGCAGGCACAGTTTTCCCTGTAGGCTTGATCGCGATAGTTCTCACCGGCATGTCACTTTTTACCGGCGATACGATGCTTATCCCCATGGCCGTTTTCCAGAAAAAGACCACCTGGGGAAGAGTGCTTAATGCATGGTGCTGGGTCTACATCGGAAACTTTATCGGATCTATTTTCTGGGCATACCTGATGTCAGTCGGGCCATTCAGTAAGGGAGGCGGCCCGGAACTTACCGCTTTCGGACAGAATGCGATAGCCATCGCTGAAGCGAAGGTACTCCCATATATGGCGAATGGCTCTGCCGGATTATGGTCCGCATTCATGAAGGCAATAGGGTGTAACCTCCTGGTGAACTTAGCCATTTTACTTGCCATTTCATCGAAAAACATGATCGGCAAATTCTTCGGCATCTGGTTCCCCATTATGGCATTCGTTTCCTCCGGATTTGAGCACAGCGTTGCCAACATGTATTTTATCCCTACGGGTATCATACTGGGTGCAAACGTCACCTGGGGTCAGTTCATCGGTTGGAACCTCATCCCGGTTACGATCGGCAATATCATCGGGGGATTTATCTTCATCGGGGCAGTATATTACTGGTCTTTCAAGAAAGAGCTTTCTTCCATGTCACCTACGTAA